A region from the Acanthopagrus latus isolate v.2019 chromosome 8, fAcaLat1.1, whole genome shotgun sequence genome encodes:
- the LOC119024799 gene encoding tetraspanin-18-like, with product MGQGEASARGTTMEGDCLSCIKYLMFVFNFLIFLGGSFLLGVGVWVLVDPTGFREIVAANPLLFTGVYIILGMGGMLFLLGFLGCCGAIRENKCLLLFFFMLILLIFLAELAAAILAFIFREHLTREYFTKELKRHYQGYNNTDVFTSTWNAIMTTFDCCGVNSPEDFKDSLFRLINQNHVVPEACCQRATQNGELAYISQQCLTGNMMFRNNKGCYSAVVDYFELYIYVAGALAIVVLTIELFAMVFAMCLFRGIQ from the exons ATG gggCAGGGAGAAGCTTCAGCACGGGGGACGACCATGGAGGGGGACTGTCTCAGCTGCATCAAGTACCTCATGTTTGTCTTCAATTTCCTCATCTTT CTGGGGGGCTCTTTCCTCCTGGGAGTGGGAGTGTGGGTGCTGGTGGACCCCACGGGGTTCAGGGAAATTGTAGCAGCCAATCCCCTATTATTCACTGGTGTCTACATCATCCTGGGCATGGGAGGCATGCTCTTCCTTCTGGGCTTCCTGGGCTGCTGTGGAGCCATCCGCGAAAACAAGTGTCTGCTCCTCTTT TTCTTCAtgctcatcctcctcatcttcttagCAGAGCTGGCTGCTGCCATCCTGGCCTTTATATTCCGGGAGCAT ctTACCAGAGAGTACTTCACCAAGGAACTGAAGAGACATTATCAGGGCTACAACAACACTGATGTCTTCACCTCCACATGGAATGCCATCATGACTACA tTCGACTGCTGTGGGGTGAACAGCCCAGAGGATTTTAAGGACAGCCTGTTCAGGCTGATCAACCAAAATCATGTGGTGCCAGAAGCCTGCTGCCAGCGTGCCACTCAAAACGGGGAGCTGGCCTATATCAGCCAGCAGTGCTTAACAGGCAATATGATGTTCCGCAATAACAAG ggcTGTTACTCTGCAGTAGTCGACTACTTTGAACTGTACATCTATGTGGCTGGAGCGCTGGCCATTGTGGTGCTGACCATTGAG CTCTTCGCCATGGTCTTTGCAATGTGTCTCTTCAGGGGAATCCAGTAG